Proteins encoded in a region of the Quercus lobata isolate SW786 chromosome 8, ValleyOak3.0 Primary Assembly, whole genome shotgun sequence genome:
- the LOC115956108 gene encoding mitogen-activated protein kinase kinase kinase 18-like → MDWTRGQTIGHGSSATVSLATSHNSGDIFAVKSSDLSKSKFLQREQKILYSLNSPRIVSYKGCDITMESNMVMYNIIMEYISGGTLTDAIRNHGGCLKESVIGYYTRQIAQGLEYLHSQGLVHCDIKGRNILISEDGAKIADFGCAKWVDKVEEIPIAGTPMFMSPEVVRGEEQGIACDIWALGCTIIEMATGGAPWPNVADPVSVLYQIGYSGELPEFPRFLSEQAKDFLDKCLRRSPKERWTASQLLKHPFLEELDSSAKPIQEPNSSSPTCILDQGFWNSLDESDSVSNLIGTTREGNLLGDDRIRRLSLFSGVPSWTWDDHWTTIRGNNCEESNITMDDVEGEADVICGSETASISNGLEELESTVGVDGFNFLDNNVNSSGRNLLGLCNCSSSLAALSNLHFERNRDKLLLNSISSLLSS, encoded by the coding sequence ATGGACTGGACTAGAGGACAGACCATAGGCCATGGCTCATCAGCCACCGTTTCCCTAGCCACCTCTCACAACTCCGGTGACATTTTTGCCGTGAAGTCATCCGACCTATCCAAATCCAAGTTCttgcaaagagagcaaaaaatTCTATATTCTTTAAATAGTCCTCGTATTGTCAGCTACAAGGGGTGTGACATTACTATGGAGAGCAACATGGTCATGTACAACATTATTATGGAGTATATTTCTGGAGGCACGCTTACTGATGCAATTCGCAACCATGGAGGCTGCCTTAAAGAATCAGTGATTGGATATTACACGCGACAGATTGCACAAGGGCTAGAGTACTTGCATTCACAGGGCTTGGTACATTGTGACATTAAAGGTAGGAACATTTTGATTAGTGAAGATGGTGCAAAAATCGCTGATTTTGGGTGTGCTAAGTGGGTTGATAAGGTGGAGGAGATTCCAATTGCTGGCACCCCAATGTTTATGTCACCGGAGGTGGTGCGTGGAGAGGAGCAGGGGATCGCTTGTGACATTTGGGCACTTGGGTGCACAATTATTGAAATGGCTACTGGTGGTGCACCGTGGCCTAATGTGGCTGACCCGGTATCGGTCTTGTACCAAATTGGATATTCCGGTGAATTGCCTGAGTTTCCAAGATTTCTATCCGAGCAAGCAAAGGATTTCTTGGATAAGTGCCTAAGGAGGAGCCCAAAGGAGCGGTGGACAGCAAGTCAACTTCTAAAGCATCCATTTCTTGAGGAATTAGATTCTAGTGCAAAGCCAATTCAAGAACCCAATTCAAGTTCTCCAACATGTATTCTTGATCAAGGCTTTTGGAACTCACTGGATGAGTCAGACAGTGTTAGCAATCTGATTGGCACAACGCGTGAGGGAAATCTCCTGGGTGATGATAGGATCAGACGGTTGTCGTTGTTTTCAGGGGTACCCAGTTGGACATGGGATGATCATTGGACCACAATAAGAGGGAATAATTGTGAAGAAAGCAATATTACTATGGATGATGTGGAAGGTGAAGCTGATGTAATTTGTGGGTCAGAAACAGCTTCCATTAGTAATGGTCTGGAAGAGCTGGAGAGCACAGTCGGTGTCGATGGgttcaattttttagataacAATGTAAATAGTAGTGGTAGGAATTTATTGGGTTTGTGTAATTGTAGCAGTAGTTTAGCAGCTTTGAGCaatctccattttgagaggAACAGAGACAAGCTGTTACTTAATTCAATTTCAAGTCTTTTAAGTTCATaa